In Cheilinus undulatus linkage group 16, ASM1832078v1, whole genome shotgun sequence, one DNA window encodes the following:
- the LOC121523754 gene encoding oocyte zinc finger protein XlCOF20-like, producing the protein MSGFQALPVFPDEVQQLSMNKEEACPEQQEKHEPLKIKDEPEELWSDQGRDQLQGREEDDIKFTFVPVLVKSEDDEEEPQSSQHYQKQTKESARYFDPERDLQQHSEVKTEDSSDPETDDSADWREMTEHQSGLKSVEKSREMRAKITKKLYICSECGKRFKGEQGLTRHIVVHTKGKPFSCTECGQRFTQKGTLTVHMRIHTGEKPFVCSQCDQRFSVKGNLAAHMRTHTGEKPFVCSECGKKFSQHATLNRHKLLHTREKPFSRSQCSERIPGGVVADSVVCPGTMVSGTDQWLLPLGTLETLVATSSSVVMTTFLVLQTNGPAAPCHNGH; encoded by the coding sequence TTTTTCCTGATGAGGTCCAGCAGCTGTCCATGAATAAAGAAGAGGCATGCCCTGAGCAGCAGGAAAAGCATGAGCCTCTGAAAATTAAAGATGAACCTGAGGAGCTGTGGAGTGATCAAGGGAGAGATCAGCTTCAAGGGCGAGAGGAGGATGATATCAAGTTCACTTTTGTTCCTGTCCTTGTGAagagtgaagatgatgaagaggaacCTCAGTCTTCACAGCATTatcaaaaacaaaccaaagagTCAGCCAGGTACTTTGATCCAGAGAGAGATTTACAACAACATTCTGAGGTCAAGACTGAAGACTCTTCTGATCCAGAGACTGATGACAGCGCTGATTGGAGGGAGATGACAGAGCACCAGTCAGGTTTAAAGTCAGTGgagaaaagcagagaaatgAGAGCAAAGATTACAAAGAAATTGTATATCTGCTCAGAGTGTGGAAAAAGATTTAAGGGTGAACAAGGTTTGACTAGACATATAGTTGTTCATACTAAAGGAAAACCCTTCAGCTGCACTGAGTGTGGTCAGAGATTTACCCAGAAAGGAACTTTAACTGTgcacatgagaattcacacaggggagaaaccatttgtCTGCTCTCAGTGTGATCAAAGATTTTCCGTAAAAGGAAATTTAGCTGCACACATGAGAActcacacaggtgagaaaccgtttgtctgctctgagtgtggcaaaaaattttCCCAACATGCAACTTTGAACAGACATAAGCTACTTCATACTAGAGAAAAACCCTTCAGCCGCTCTCAGTGTAGTGAGAGAATTCCAGGAGGGGTTGTAGCCGATTCCGTGGTCTGTCCAGGGACCATGGTCTCTGGCACGGACCAGTGGTTACTGCCACTAGGGACGCTAGAGACACTGGTCGCGACCAGTTCCTCAGTGGTCATGACTACCTTCTTAGTGTTACAAACCAACGGGCCAGCTGCTCCCTGCCACAACGGGCACTAA